In Streptomyces dangxiongensis, one DNA window encodes the following:
- the ligD gene encoding non-homologous end-joining DNA ligase — protein MTPITEVEGRRVTLSNLEKVLYPETGFTKGELLHYYATTAGALLPHLRDRAVSFLRYPDGPGGQLFFAKNVPPGTPEWVTTAKVPRSSADSPARMVVVQDLPSLVWAANLVTEFHTHQWLVQTPDEADRLVFDLDPGAPAHVVDCCEVALWLRERLAADGIEAYPKTAGSKGLHLLAAVRGSSSERTSEYAKALAVEAERAMPRLVVHRMNKSLRPGKVFVDWSQNAARKTTATPYTVRARRAPLVSTPVTWEEVADCRSPGQLEFRAGDIAARLQDLGDLMAPLTDPARAAPLP, from the coding sequence ATGACGCCTATCACAGAGGTGGAGGGGCGCCGGGTCACGCTCAGCAACCTGGAGAAGGTGCTGTATCCGGAGACCGGCTTCACCAAAGGGGAGCTGCTGCACTACTACGCGACCACCGCCGGGGCCCTGCTGCCGCACCTGCGCGACCGCGCGGTGTCCTTCCTGCGTTATCCGGACGGCCCCGGCGGACAACTGTTCTTCGCCAAGAACGTGCCGCCGGGTACGCCCGAGTGGGTCACGACCGCGAAGGTGCCGCGCTCGTCGGCGGACAGCCCGGCCCGGATGGTGGTGGTGCAGGACCTGCCCAGCCTGGTGTGGGCGGCGAACCTGGTCACCGAGTTCCACACCCACCAGTGGCTGGTCCAGACACCCGACGAGGCCGACCGGCTGGTGTTCGACCTCGATCCGGGTGCGCCCGCGCACGTCGTGGACTGCTGCGAGGTCGCCCTGTGGCTGCGTGAGCGGCTCGCCGCCGACGGGATCGAGGCGTACCCGAAGACGGCCGGGTCGAAGGGGCTGCACCTGCTGGCGGCGGTGCGCGGGAGTTCCTCCGAGCGGACGTCCGAGTACGCGAAGGCGCTGGCCGTGGAGGCGGAGCGGGCGATGCCCCGGCTGGTGGTGCACCGGATGAACAAGAGCCTGCGGCCCGGGAAGGTCTTCGTCGACTGGAGCCAGAACGCGGCCCGCAAGACCACGGCCACCCCGTACACCGTGCGCGCCCGCCGGGCCCCGCTGGTGTCCACGCCGGTGACCTGGGAGGAGGTCGCCGACTGCCGCAGCCCCGGTCAGCTTGAGTTCCGGGCCGGGGACATCGCCGCGCGGCTCCAGGACCTCGGTGACCTCATGGCCCCGCTGACGGACCCGGCGCGGGCCGCACCCCTGCCCTGA
- a CDS encoding nuclease-related domain-containing protein, giving the protein MSGLRVVPAGRHGRERLYVCRADGSNVAWYDRETGRVNLLGEDSRDAVLHALRPFLTGPVTVGPPPVPTPAELARLTLHPDDDLAPNRPGEALLVALDRDPGPAHRLRPDPRRRALAAEQSTGETLDGLEGAGWHTLHSVPLPGGDRIHHLVIGPGGLFAVHALDARRTRVLVADPMVGLGRRAAEPLLRRLRADADRASYALTAEVRPVLVLTAPAEVTVTAEPYRVRILRDTELADLARLGGVLKPADVEALHGMARDRNTWGRV; this is encoded by the coding sequence ATGAGCGGACTGCGCGTGGTGCCGGCCGGCCGGCACGGCAGGGAACGGCTGTACGTCTGCCGCGCGGACGGAAGCAACGTCGCCTGGTACGACCGTGAGACCGGCCGGGTCAACCTGCTCGGCGAGGACAGCAGGGACGCCGTGCTGCACGCCCTGCGGCCCTTCCTCACCGGCCCGGTCACCGTGGGCCCGCCCCCGGTCCCGACCCCCGCGGAACTCGCCCGGCTGACCCTGCACCCGGACGACGACCTGGCCCCCAACCGTCCCGGCGAGGCCCTGCTCGTCGCTCTCGACCGCGACCCCGGCCCCGCCCACCGGCTGCGCCCCGACCCCCGCCGGCGCGCCCTGGCCGCCGAGCAGAGCACCGGCGAGACACTGGACGGACTGGAGGGCGCCGGCTGGCACACCCTGCACTCCGTCCCGCTGCCCGGCGGCGACCGCATCCACCACCTGGTGATCGGCCCCGGCGGCCTGTTCGCCGTCCACGCCCTGGACGCCCGCAGGACGCGCGTCCTGGTCGCCGACCCCATGGTCGGCCTGGGCCGCCGCGCGGCCGAGCCGCTGCTGCGCCGCCTGCGCGCCGACGCCGACCGCGCCTCGTACGCCCTGACCGCCGAGGTCCGCCCGGTGCTGGTCCTCACCGCCCCGGCCGAGGTGACCGTGACCGCGGAGCCGTACCGGGTACGGATCCTGCGGGACACCGAGCTGGCGGACCTGGCCCGGCTGGGCGGGGTCCTCAAGCCGGCGGACGTGGAGGCCCTGCACGGGATGGCACGGGACCGGAACACCTGGGGGAGGGTGTAG
- a CDS encoding sensor histidine kinase: MRPALPHWAGTLAVKAAAFITVMCCALAALLGVLVHVSVTNQTVGQARDLALSRLTDASRAYEAGDTLLPGAAVDPAGLPAPLRTLALSGERGTMVSTYRGRPTMWAAGPVAGRRALGVEVDYSQQSRTIAGLDQSILWSSGLAIGATVLVGAFAVTRVTGRLHGTARVARRISAGDLDARVKDPRTKDPTRPQDEVATVAAALDSMASSLQGKLLSEQRFTADVAHELRTPLTGLHAAAELLPPGRPTELVRDRVAALRTLTEDLLEISRLDTGRERLEADTEELGALAGRVVRASGTETEVRVLRDARVETDRRRLERVLGNLVANAHRHGRPPVVLTVDGPVVTVRDHGGGFPEYLLAHGPQRFRTEGGARGHGLGLTIASGQAEVLGARLSFADAVDGGAVATLTLPGGE; the protein is encoded by the coding sequence ATGAGGCCCGCGCTGCCCCACTGGGCCGGGACGCTCGCCGTCAAGGCCGCCGCGTTCATCACGGTGATGTGCTGTGCGCTGGCCGCGCTGCTCGGCGTGCTGGTGCACGTCTCGGTGACCAACCAGACCGTGGGGCAGGCCCGCGACCTGGCGCTGTCCCGGCTGACCGACGCGAGCCGGGCGTACGAGGCCGGGGACACCCTGCTGCCGGGCGCCGCGGTGGACCCCGCGGGGCTGCCCGCGCCGCTGCGGACGCTGGCGCTCTCCGGGGAGCGCGGCACGATGGTCTCGACGTACCGGGGACGCCCGACCATGTGGGCGGCGGGGCCCGTGGCCGGGCGCCGGGCGCTGGGCGTGGAGGTCGACTACTCGCAGCAGTCCCGCACCATCGCCGGCCTCGACCAGTCGATCCTGTGGTCGTCGGGGCTCGCCATCGGGGCGACCGTGCTGGTCGGCGCGTTCGCGGTGACCCGGGTGACCGGGCGGCTGCACGGTACCGCGCGGGTGGCCCGGCGGATCAGCGCGGGCGACCTGGACGCCCGGGTGAAGGATCCGCGGACGAAGGATCCGACCCGGCCGCAGGACGAGGTGGCGACGGTGGCCGCGGCCCTGGACTCGATGGCCTCGTCGTTGCAGGGCAAGCTGCTGAGCGAGCAGCGGTTCACCGCGGACGTGGCGCACGAGCTGCGCACCCCGCTCACCGGGCTGCACGCGGCGGCGGAGCTGCTGCCGCCGGGCCGGCCGACGGAGCTGGTGCGGGACCGGGTGGCGGCACTGCGCACGCTCACCGAGGACCTGCTGGAGATCTCCCGGCTGGACACCGGGCGGGAGCGGCTGGAGGCCGACACGGAGGAGCTGGGGGCGCTGGCCGGGCGGGTGGTGCGGGCGTCGGGTACGGAGACGGAGGTGCGGGTCCTGCGGGACGCGCGGGTGGAGACGGACCGGCGGCGCCTGGAGCGGGTGCTGGGGAACCTGGTGGCCAACGCGCACCGGCACGGTCGCCCTCCGGTGGTGCTGACGGTGGACGGGCCCGTGGTGACGGTGCGGGATCACGGCGGCGGGTTCCCGGAGTACCTGTTGGCGCACGGGCCACAGCGGTTCCGTACGGAGGGCGGGGCCAGGGGCCACGGGCTCGGGCTGACCATCGCCTCGGGGCAGGCGGAGGTGCTGGGGGCACGACTCTCGTTCGCCG
- a CDS encoding protein-tyrosine phosphatase family protein: MRTRGKQPDVPAPESPWNEIVPGLWMGGHEFRGRSGRLESVVVRDEFDVVQTLLRLPGYGPDPGVEHHVWPIPDGPLDGTQLAGVMRLARAVDEALDAGRRVLVRCCHGYNRSGLVIGHALVRRGERADEAIRLIRARRSAWALHNELFVAYLRAGLPTVRLLEELAE, translated from the coding sequence GTGCGGACCCGCGGAAAGCAGCCCGACGTACCGGCGCCGGAGAGCCCGTGGAACGAGATCGTGCCCGGCCTGTGGATGGGCGGACACGAGTTCCGGGGCCGTTCCGGACGCCTGGAGTCCGTCGTCGTGCGTGACGAGTTCGATGTGGTGCAGACCCTGCTGCGGCTGCCGGGGTACGGGCCCGATCCGGGCGTGGAGCACCATGTGTGGCCGATTCCGGACGGGCCGCTGGACGGGACGCAGCTCGCCGGGGTGATGCGGCTGGCACGGGCCGTGGACGAGGCGCTGGACGCCGGGCGCCGGGTGCTGGTGCGCTGCTGTCACGGGTACAACCGGTCGGGGCTGGTCATCGGGCACGCCCTGGTGCGGCGGGGTGAGCGGGCCGACGAGGCCATCCGGCTGATCCGCGCCCGGCGCTCGGCGTGGGCGCTGCACAACGAGCTGTTCGTGGCGTACCTGCGGGCGGGCCTGCCGACCGTGCGGCTGCTGGAGGAGCTGGCCGAGTAG
- the ku gene encoding non-homologous end joining protein Ku, translating to MRSIWNGAISFGLVTIPVKLVNATENHAISFRQIHTEDSGRIRYRKVCELEDREVSQAEIGKAYEDADGSMIPITDEDLSHLPIPAARTIEIVAFVPVDRIDPLQMGAAYYLAAGGTPAAKPYTLLREALKRGNKVAVAKYALRGRERLGMLRVVGDAIVMHGLLWPDEVRAPEGIAPDADVTIRDKELDLADALMDTLGEVDLKDLHDEYREALEEVIAAKAAGEAPPEAPAPAAGGKVLDLMAALENSVRAARESRGAATGEAEVRPLRGRAAPKETGGKKTTKATAGKPATARKSTSGAGEGAKKTAAPAKSTARKTTTARSTPKDTAKDTATSTAKDTAKKPAPKKTPSRKRSA from the coding sequence GTGCGATCGATCTGGAACGGCGCCATCTCCTTCGGCCTCGTCACCATCCCGGTCAAACTGGTGAACGCCACGGAGAACCACGCCATCTCCTTCCGCCAGATCCACACCGAGGACAGCGGCCGCATCCGCTACCGCAAGGTCTGCGAACTGGAGGACCGCGAGGTCAGCCAGGCCGAGATCGGCAAGGCGTACGAGGACGCCGACGGTTCGATGATCCCGATCACCGACGAGGACCTCTCCCACCTGCCCATCCCGGCCGCCCGCACCATCGAGATCGTGGCCTTCGTGCCGGTCGACCGGATCGACCCCCTCCAGATGGGCGCGGCGTACTACCTCGCGGCCGGTGGAACGCCCGCCGCCAAGCCGTACACCCTCCTGCGCGAGGCCCTCAAGCGCGGCAACAAGGTCGCCGTCGCGAAGTACGCGCTGCGCGGCCGGGAACGCCTGGGCATGCTGCGGGTCGTCGGGGACGCCATCGTGATGCACGGCCTGCTGTGGCCCGACGAGGTACGGGCCCCCGAGGGCATCGCCCCCGACGCCGACGTGACCATCCGCGACAAGGAACTCGACCTCGCGGACGCCCTCATGGACACCCTCGGCGAGGTCGACCTGAAGGACCTGCACGACGAGTACCGCGAGGCGCTGGAGGAGGTCATCGCGGCCAAGGCCGCCGGCGAGGCCCCGCCCGAGGCCCCGGCCCCCGCCGCCGGCGGCAAGGTGCTGGACCTGATGGCCGCGCTGGAGAACAGCGTGCGGGCGGCCCGCGAGTCCCGCGGGGCGGCCACCGGCGAGGCCGAGGTCAGACCGCTGCGGGGACGGGCCGCGCCCAAGGAGACCGGGGGCAAGAAGACGACGAAGGCCACCGCCGGCAAGCCGGCCACGGCACGGAAATCGACGTCCGGGGCGGGAGAGGGCGCCAAGAAGACGGCGGCGCCCGCGAAGAGCACGGCGAGGAAGACGACGACAGCGAGAAGCACGCCCAAGGACACGGCGAAGGACACGGCTACGAGCACGGCGAAGGACACGGCGAAGAAGCCCGCCCCGAAGAAGACACCGTCCCGGAAGCGGTCCGCCTGA